One window of the Peptacetobacter hiranonis genome contains the following:
- a CDS encoding (2Fe-2S)-binding protein, translated as MEVIMNNEIICYCSNTTRADIIKALDNGAKTLKDIQSTTGACTKGLCKEMNPKGLUCSKDIMQVIADYNDINKKKVYKKLNLTI; from the coding sequence TTGGAGGTCATAATGAATAACGAAATAATTTGTTACTGCTCAAATACAACAAGAGCTGACATCATAAAAGCATTAGATAATGGAGCGAAAACTCTTAAAGACATACAAAGTACTACAGGGGCATGCACAAAAGGGCTATGCAAAGAAATGAATCCAAAAGGGCTTTGATGTTCAAAAGACATAATGCAAGTTATTGCAGATTACAACGACATTAACAAGAAAAAAGTTTATAAAAAATTAAACCTTACAATTTAA
- a CDS encoding tyrosine-type recombinase/integrase, with the protein MKIHNKSSRPDNIVIRDNKKVEKCLEIQSQLPDFMKDYFIYLKGSVSVSSRLAYLEDILFFCHYLVETAEHTSAKITHDITLEEFSELKARDINLFLGEYCSRYYKEIGNTTMVFENNNRALARKKSSLSTLFKFLYRNEQLKENITDGFNPIKLPKPQPDAIKRLEIDEVAVMLDAVETGEGLTEKEKVYWKKTKLRDKAILALFVTYGLRLNELRELNISSFNFSRGEFTIFRKRGKEVLMPINKTCEHVVLDYINHERPHSEDIPEEHRDALFLSLQKKRMTERAITSLVKKYTSISMCTTRDKGYSPHKLRATAATSLIQNGFTIYDVQNLLDHDNVTTTQLYAAHKKHVKRDIVKNFEWLEGDKNENIIDEDFESLIDEENEIDDDTEK; encoded by the coding sequence ATGAAAATACACAACAAATCAAGCCGTCCTGACAACATAGTAATCAGGGACAACAAAAAAGTAGAAAAATGCCTCGAAATACAATCGCAGCTCCCAGACTTCATGAAGGATTACTTCATCTACCTAAAAGGATCTGTTTCTGTATCAAGCAGGCTTGCATATCTTGAAGATATCCTATTTTTCTGCCACTACCTTGTTGAAACGGCTGAACATACATCTGCAAAAATTACTCACGATATCACTTTAGAAGAATTTTCTGAGCTTAAAGCCAGAGATATCAACCTATTCTTAGGTGAATATTGTAGTAGATATTATAAAGAAATTGGCAATACAACTATGGTATTTGAGAATAATAATCGTGCGCTTGCCAGAAAAAAATCATCTCTCTCTACTCTGTTTAAATTCCTTTATAGAAACGAGCAGCTTAAAGAGAATATAACTGATGGTTTCAACCCAATAAAGCTCCCTAAACCGCAACCAGATGCTATAAAAAGGCTTGAAATAGATGAAGTTGCAGTTATGCTAGATGCTGTTGAAACTGGTGAAGGACTTACAGAAAAGGAAAAAGTTTATTGGAAAAAAACTAAACTTAGGGATAAAGCAATTTTAGCACTATTTGTTACATATGGACTTAGATTAAATGAGCTTAGAGAGCTAAATATTTCTTCGTTTAACTTCTCTCGTGGTGAGTTCACTATTTTTAGAAAAAGGGGCAAGGAAGTTTTAATGCCTATAAATAAAACTTGTGAGCACGTTGTATTAGATTACATCAATCACGAAAGACCTCATAGCGAGGACATTCCTGAAGAACACAGAGATGCATTGTTCTTATCTCTTCAGAAAAAAAGAATGACAGAAAGGGCGATTACTTCCCTAGTTAAGAAGTACACTTCAATCTCTATGTGCACGACTAGAGATAAAGGGTACAGCCCTCATAAACTAAGAGCAACTGCAGCGACTTCTCTAATACAAAATGGATTTACAATATACGATGTTCAAAACTTACTTGATCACGACAATGTAACTACAACGCAGCTTTATGCAGCTCACAAAAAACACGTCAAACGAGATATAGTAAAGAACTTTGAATGGCTAGAAGGCGATAAAAACGAAAACATAATAGATGAAGATTTTGAAAGCTTAATCGATGAAGAAAATGAAATAGATGATGACACTGAAAAATAA
- the lexA gene encoding transcriptional repressor LexA, whose protein sequence is MYSNLTDKQIAILEFIKSEISKKGYPPAVREICDAVSLRSTSTVHSHLNKLEKLGYIRKDPTKPRAIEVLDKARDEDDVMGLHQEMINLPLIGQITAGEPIFAEQNIEEYIPLPASLVSGKDNFVLRVKGESMINAGILDGDYVVVDKKNTAANGTMVAALVENEKATVKTFYKEDGKIRLQPENEFMEPFIFEDSQVQIIGVVTGVFRVLK, encoded by the coding sequence ATGTATTCAAATTTAACAGACAAACAAATAGCAATACTAGAGTTCATAAAATCCGAAATTTCTAAGAAAGGTTATCCACCTGCTGTTAGAGAGATTTGTGATGCAGTAAGTTTAAGATCTACATCAACTGTTCACTCTCATCTAAATAAATTAGAAAAATTAGGTTATATAAGAAAAGACCCTACTAAGCCAAGAGCTATCGAAGTTTTAGATAAAGCTAGAGATGAAGACGATGTTATGGGATTACACCAGGAAATGATAAACTTACCTCTTATAGGTCAGATAACTGCTGGTGAGCCTATATTTGCTGAACAGAATATAGAGGAATATATACCTCTACCAGCATCTCTTGTCAGCGGAAAGGATAACTTTGTTCTTAGAGTAAAGGGCGAGAGCATGATAAATGCCGGTATATTAGACGGCGACTATGTAGTTGTTGATAAGAAAAACACAGCTGCAAATGGTACAATGGTAGCTGCATTAGTAGAAAATGAAAAAGCTACAGTTAAAACATTCTACAAAGAAGATGGCAAGATTAGATTACAGCCAGAAAATGAATTTATGGAACCTTTCATATTTGAAGATTCACAGGTTCAGATAATAGGTGTCGTGACTGGCGTATTCAGAGTCTTAAAATAA
- a CDS encoding flavin reductase family protein — protein MRKNFGSNPFMYPMPVLIIGSYNEDGTANAMNAAWGGISAQNKITICVSPGHKTMENIKAKKAFTVSMADADHVVEADFVGVVSGNNVNNKLDKAGLHTYKSELVDAPIIEEFPFTLECKLISYDDDSKLLFGEIVNVSADEKIIDENGKVDLAKFRPITFDPVGHGYHVVGEKVGNAFSDGNKLK, from the coding sequence ATGAGAAAAAATTTTGGTTCTAATCCTTTTATGTATCCTATGCCAGTACTTATAATAGGAAGTTATAATGAAGATGGTACAGCAAACGCAATGAATGCTGCTTGGGGCGGTATTTCAGCTCAGAATAAGATAACTATATGTGTTAGTCCTGGACATAAGACAATGGAGAATATAAAGGCTAAGAAGGCATTTACAGTTAGTATGGCAGATGCAGATCATGTAGTTGAAGCTGATTTTGTAGGTGTTGTTTCTGGAAATAATGTAAACAACAAACTTGATAAAGCAGGACTTCATACTTACAAGAGTGAGCTTGTAGATGCACCTATAATAGAAGAGTTCCCATTTACTTTAGAGTGTAAGCTTATAAGCTATGACGACGATTCTAAGCTTTTATTTGGCGAAATAGTCAATGTATCTGCTGATGAAAAAATCATAGATGAAAATGGTAAGGTTGATTTAGCTAAATTCAGACCGATTACATTTGATCCTGTAGGACATGGATATCATGTAGTTGGTGAAAAAGTTGGAAATGCATTTTCTGATGGAAATAAGCTAAAATAG